A portion of the Nitratidesulfovibrio termitidis HI1 genome contains these proteins:
- a CDS encoding methyl-accepting chemotaxis protein: MSIRLRILLAVLGQSLLAVALCIAVIIISESQTTDGLVVNLAGRQRMLSQKMTKETLALLHGGPASLRQAIAGEVRAFDTTLSAFIDGGQAPLSLKADGPTGKVPPPSATVRNQLLTARGEWLRLRGLVEAALSEAATATPETAPALLAASDAVLDAMNKAVTLMQRESEDKVTALLVSQVTGLCLALVLASVAVWVLHRQVIRPLHDIRDFAREQAQGARCVDLAGNFHSEMREVADALCAMTANLTKALGFAEGILLSIETPYLVVDTEERVIRCNAALLQLLEHNGDPERFQGMGVSEFFYGEPGRHTVVGQVLREGNSVLQEVDLHARRGSVRKVNVASAQLRNTLDGTLIGAICLYSDVSDLRRAEAEALARTERLAQAAREADGISRQVVDGSEELSERVRDAAMGAQTQRDRVDETASVMQDVNATAVDATRLAGRAADAAERAVDEARAGSDKVRRMREAMRGVVERSEELRGGMRELGGQAESIGRVMGVIADIADQTNLLALNAAIEAARAGDAGRGFAVVADEVRKLAEKTMQATSEVHAAITAIQHGVRESMNRVDASGGAIDETAQLAGESSEALDRIVNLVGATTDEVGSIADRAGLQADQAARAAMAIDVIREVAEGMAEGMHEAASAVDGLRQQADRLQALIVQITA, encoded by the coding sequence ATGAGCATCAGGCTGCGCATACTGCTCGCCGTTCTCGGACAATCGCTGCTGGCCGTGGCCCTTTGCATCGCGGTGATCATCATCTCCGAAAGCCAGACCACGGACGGCCTTGTGGTGAACCTGGCCGGGCGGCAGCGCATGCTGAGCCAGAAGATGACCAAGGAAACCCTGGCGCTGCTCCACGGCGGTCCGGCGTCGTTGCGTCAGGCCATTGCGGGTGAAGTGCGCGCGTTCGACACCACGCTTTCGGCCTTCATCGACGGCGGTCAGGCGCCGCTCTCCCTGAAGGCCGACGGCCCCACGGGCAAGGTGCCACCGCCAAGCGCCACGGTGCGCAACCAGTTGCTGACCGCACGCGGCGAATGGCTGCGTCTGCGCGGCCTGGTGGAGGCCGCCCTGTCCGAGGCGGCCACAGCCACGCCGGAGACCGCCCCCGCCCTGCTCGCCGCCAGCGATGCCGTGCTGGATGCCATGAACAAGGCCGTTACCCTGATGCAGCGCGAATCCGAAGACAAGGTGACCGCGCTGCTGGTCAGTCAGGTTACCGGACTGTGCCTCGCCCTTGTCCTTGCCTCGGTGGCCGTATGGGTGCTGCACCGGCAGGTCATCCGGCCGCTGCACGACATCCGCGATTTTGCGCGCGAGCAGGCGCAAGGCGCCCGGTGCGTGGACCTTGCGGGCAACTTCCACAGTGAAATGCGCGAGGTGGCCGACGCCCTGTGCGCCATGACCGCCAACCTCACCAAGGCACTGGGCTTTGCCGAAGGCATTCTGCTCAGCATAGAGACGCCCTATCTCGTGGTCGACACGGAGGAACGTGTCATCCGGTGCAACGCGGCCCTGCTCCAGTTGCTCGAGCACAATGGTGACCCCGAACGATTCCAGGGCATGGGCGTTTCGGAATTCTTCTACGGCGAACCCGGTCGCCATACCGTTGTGGGGCAGGTGCTGCGCGAGGGCAACTCGGTGCTGCAGGAGGTAGACCTGCACGCCCGGCGCGGCAGCGTGCGCAAGGTCAACGTTGCCTCCGCGCAATTGCGCAACACCCTCGACGGAACCCTTATCGGGGCCATCTGTCTGTATTCCGACGTGTCCGACCTGCGCCGGGCAGAGGCGGAAGCCCTGGCCCGTACCGAACGGCTGGCCCAGGCCGCACGCGAGGCCGACGGCATCTCCCGCCAGGTGGTGGATGGTTCCGAAGAACTGTCCGAACGGGTGCGCGACGCGGCCATGGGCGCGCAAACCCAGCGTGACCGGGTGGACGAGACGGCTTCCGTCATGCAGGACGTCAACGCCACCGCCGTGGACGCCACCCGGCTGGCCGGGCGTGCCGCCGACGCGGCGGAGCGCGCCGTGGACGAGGCCCGGGCTGGTTCCGACAAGGTGCGCCGCATGCGCGAGGCCATGCGCGGCGTGGTGGAGCGGTCGGAGGAATTGCGCGGCGGCATGCGCGAACTGGGCGGGCAGGCGGAATCCATCGGACGGGTCATGGGCGTCATCGCCGACATCGCCGACCAGACCAACCTGCTGGCGCTGAACGCCGCCATCGAGGCCGCACGCGCCGGTGACGCCGGGCGCGGCTTTGCCGTTGTGGCCGACGAGGTGCGCAAGCTGGCCGAAAAGACCATGCAGGCCACCAGCGAGGTGCATGCGGCCATCACCGCCATCCAGCACGGGGTGCGCGAAAGCATGAACCGGGTGGACGCATCGGGCGGGGCCATCGACGAAACGGCGCAACTGGCCGGAGAATCCAGCGAGGCGCTGGATCGCATCGTGAACCTGGTGGGGGCCACCACCGACGAGGTGGGCTCCATTGCCGACCGGGCGGGCTTGCAGGCAGACCAGGCGGCGCGGGCGGCCATGGCCATCGACGTCATCCGCGAGGTGGCGGAAGGCATGGCCGAGGGCATGCACGAGGCGGCCAGCGCCGTGGACGGACTGCGCCAGCAGGCCGACCGGTTGCAGGCGCTCATCGTGCAGATAACCGCCTGA
- the argC gene encoding N-acetyl-gamma-glutamyl-phosphate reductase, translating into MTIIRAGLVGVTGYTGMELTRLLAGHPNMRLVRATSRTEAGRPLSDIYPFLRGLPGGDVVMTVPDPDDLAANCDVAFLAVPHGAAMEMGATLRERGLRVVDLSADFRLRDPDVYEAWYKVPHTRRAELPQAVYGLPELYGEAVKKAGLVANPGCYPTATILGLYAALKHGLVETDGIVVDAKSGATGAGRKAAVGTLFCEVSDTFRAYNIGKHRHTPEIEQELSAIAGTSMVVSFNPHLLPINRGILATIYAKLAKPVSPQDVQAAFEQTWQGSRWVRVLPAGQLPETRHVRGTMFCDVGVVADQRTGRLVILSAIDNLCRGASGQALANANLMFGLPVETGLMLAPLMP; encoded by the coding sequence ATGACCATCATCCGCGCCGGCCTCGTGGGCGTTACCGGCTACACGGGCATGGAGCTTACCCGCCTGCTGGCGGGCCATCCGAACATGCGCCTTGTGCGCGCCACCTCGCGCACAGAGGCGGGCCGCCCCCTGTCCGACATCTATCCCTTTCTGCGCGGGCTGCCCGGCGGCGACGTGGTCATGACCGTGCCCGACCCGGACGACCTGGCCGCCAACTGCGACGTGGCCTTTCTGGCCGTGCCCCACGGGGCGGCCATGGAAATGGGCGCAACGCTACGTGAACGCGGCCTGCGCGTGGTGGACCTTTCGGCAGATTTCCGCCTGCGCGACCCCGACGTGTACGAGGCCTGGTACAAGGTGCCCCACACCCGCCGGGCAGAACTGCCCCAGGCGGTGTACGGTCTGCCGGAACTGTACGGCGAGGCGGTGAAAAAGGCGGGCCTGGTGGCCAACCCCGGCTGCTACCCCACCGCCACCATCCTCGGCTTGTACGCGGCGCTGAAACACGGGCTGGTGGAAACCGACGGCATCGTGGTGGACGCCAAGTCCGGCGCCACCGGCGCGGGCCGCAAGGCTGCCGTGGGCACGCTGTTCTGCGAGGTGTCCGACACCTTCCGGGCGTACAACATCGGCAAGCATCGCCACACCCCTGAGATAGAGCAGGAACTGTCGGCCATCGCGGGCACCTCCATGGTGGTGTCGTTCAACCCGCACCTGCTGCCCATCAACCGGGGCATTCTGGCCACCATCTACGCCAAGCTGGCGAAGCCCGTCAGCCCGCAGGACGTGCAGGCGGCCTTCGAGCAGACCTGGCAGGGGTCGCGCTGGGTGCGCGTGCTGCCCGCCGGGCAGCTGCCGGAAACCCGCCACGTGCGCGGCACCATGTTCTGCGATGTGGGCGTGGTGGCGGACCAGCGCACGGGCCGCCTGGTCATTCTTTCGGCCATCGACAACCTGTGCCGGGGTGCGTCCGGTCAGGCCCTGGCCAACGCCAACCTGATGTTCGGCCTGCCCGTGGAAACCGGGCTGATGCTGGCCCCGCTGATGCCGTAA